In Monodelphis domestica isolate mMonDom1 chromosome 3, mMonDom1.pri, whole genome shotgun sequence, the following proteins share a genomic window:
- the LOC100619433 gene encoding zinc finger protein OZF-like, with protein sequence MVELHQMDSLGLLCCLYRESGVPQMALERDRLPAHVVTFKDVAVDFTREEWCLLSPPQKELYKEVMLENAWNLLSVGLPVPPKDILSYLKQREAPWILEQEVLRSCCPEGEIRPEMKVNPTEVSPPVEEMDLQRFMSEVPDNFASREFCFACQNSSRIEHQRMHTEEKSSESTQYGKTFMHKASLTEHERMHTEEKPHECKQCGKTFSQSSNLAVHQRRHTGEKPYECKQCEKTFSLSSDFARHQRTHTGEKPYECKQCGKTFSQSSNLAVHQRIHTGEKPYECMQCRKTFGWSGTLARHQRRHTGEKPYECKQCGKTFGRSDSLAEHQRRHTGEKPYECKQCGKTFSLTSDLAKHQRIHTGEKPYECKKCSKTFSLSSDLVVHQRMHTGEKPYECKQCGKTFSLSSNLAKHQRKHTGEKPYECKQCGKTFGWSGSLAKHQRRHTGEKLMNASNVERHSV encoded by the exons GTggtgacattcaaggatgtggctgtggacttcacgaGGGAGGAGTGGtgcctcttgtcccctccccagaaggagctgtacaaggaggtgatgctggagaatgcctGGAACCTGCTGTCTGTGG GACTTCCAGTGCCCCCAAAAGACATCCTCTCTTATTTGAAGCAGAGGGAAGCCCCATGGATACTGGAGCAAGAAGTCCTGAGGAGCTGCTGCCCAG aaggAGAGATCAGGCCTGAAATGAAGGTGAATCCAACAGAGGTGAGCCCTCCTGTGGAAGAAATGGACCTACAAAGATTCATGAGTGAAGTTCCCGATAACTTTGCTTCCAGAGAATTCTGCTTTGCATGTCAAAATTCATCCCGtattgaacatcaaagaatgcACACTGAGGAGAAATCTAGTGAAAGTACTCAGTACGGGAAGACTTTTATGCACAAGGCCAGTCTTACTGAACATGAAAGAATGCACACTGAGGAGAAACctcatgaatgcaagcaatgtggaaagacatttagtCAGAGTTccaatcttgctgtacatcagagaaggcacactggggagaaaccttatgaatgcaagcaatgtgaaAAGACATTCAGTCTGAGTTCTGATTTTGCTAGACATCAGAGaacccacactggggagaaaccttatgagtgtaagcaatgtggaaagacatttagtCAAAGTTCTAATCTTGCggttcatcagagaatccacactggggagaaaccttatgaatgcatgCAATGTAGAAAGACATTTGGTTGGAGTGGTACTCTTGCTAGACATCAGAGaaggcacactggggagaaaccttatgaatgcaagcaatgtggtaAAACATTTGGTCGGAGTGATagtcttgctgaacatcagagaaggcatactggggagaaaccttatgaatgtaaacaatgtggaaagacattcagtctgaCCTCCgatcttgctaaacatcagaggattcacactggggagaaaccttacgAATGTAAGAAATGTAGTAAGACTTTCAGTCTGAGCTCTGATcttgttgtacatcagagaatgcacactggggagaaaccatatgaatgcaagcaatgtggaaagacattcagtctgaGCTCCaatcttgctaaacatcagagaaagcacactggggagaaaccttatgaatgcaagcaatgtggaaagacatttggTTGGAGTGGTagtcttgctaaacatcagagaaggcatactggggagaaacttatgaatgcaagcaatgtggaaagacattcagtctga